From the genome of Desulfuromonas acetoxidans DSM 684:
TTGACCATGGTGAAAGATGCACAGTAAAACAAGGGCGGGTCGCCAGAGGCTGATTATTTTTGCAGATAGCCGTCCGGCGATTGAGGTCGCCCACCCAGGGGCACCCTCTTGGCAAGAAGGTCACTATTTTCAACCGAGTATCGGATATTACAGGATTATGCCCGCTTTCTATCGTTCCACTTGGTTTCCGTATGTTCTGCCGTTTTTGCTCTACCTGACTTTAATTCAGGCGGAAGAGTTTCTCCCGCAGTGGCACCATCATCTTTACGGTGCCCGAGTGTTCTTGTGTGCCGGTTTTTTATGGATGTGGCGCAAACACTATGGTCGTGATATTTCGGGCAGGCCCACCACCCGTCAATATCTCTATGCCTTGCTTGCCGGGGCGTTGGCATTTGCCTTATGGCCGTTATCACTTCACTTAGGGTGGATCACGTTGATCCCGGTGCAGAGCAGCTCCTATTCTTTTGCTGTAAGCATCCTGTTGCTGATCATCAAACTGTCAGGTTTTATCGTTGTGTTTCCGATTATGAACGAGTTGTTCTGGCGTTCCTTCATGCTGCGTTATTTCATCTCTGCAGATTTTCGTTCTGTCGATTTAGGACAGTTTCAATTATTTTCATTGCTCGGTGTCACCGTTCTTTCCGGACTGGCGTTCCAATATGGTATTGTTCTTGGAGGTGTTTCTCTGATCATGAGCCTCTTGTTGATTTGGCAGAAAAACCTCGTCAGCTGTATCGTCGCCCACGGTTTCACACAGATCCTTGTCGCCGCTTACGTGATGATGAATCATGCGGCTCTTTTTTAATGGTTAGGGATAAATGTCGATCATGAACCACACCGATTACATAGAAGACCAGCTATATGAACTCGAGCTGTCCCTGTTGAGTCCCGACCCGAATCAGCCTCGCAAACATTTTGACGATAAAGCGCTGCTGGAACTCAAAGAGACCATCTGCCAACATGGCGTCTTGCAACCGGTCCTTTTCACCCTATCGCCCGACGGACAGCTCCAGTTAATCTCCGGAGAAAGGCGCTACCGCGCCTCCAAGCTTGCCGGACTGACACACATACCGGCGATTTTCAAAAAACAGGCCAGTCTTGAAGTTGCTTTGATCGAAAATATCGTCCGGGAAAACCTTTCTCCGATTGAAGAGGCTGAAGCCATTCAACGCCTGATTGATGATAAGATCTGTCGCCAAAAAGACTTGCCGGAAAAGCTTGGCAAAGCCAAATCAACCATCAGCGAAATCCTTTCACTGAACCGCTTGCCCGAAGAGATCAAAAACGACTGTCGCAGTAACAACCTAGTGCCGCGGGGAATTCTGGTTGAGGTGGCAAAAAAACGAAAAAAACACACCATGCTGTCTCTGTATGAAAAATACAAAGCTCGTGGCCTGACTCGCGGCGAAGTGCGCAAAGTCTCCCGGCAACCGCGTAGAACCACCCCTGGCTCATCGTTGCAAAAATCCATTGATCAATTGATGCGCAAAATCGAACTGACTTATGAGCTCGGGTTTAACGATGACGATGAGAAACAACGCATTGAATCTCAGCTCTTTGAGTTGAAAAAGCAGATCGACGCCCGGGTCAAACCCCGCAGCAAAAACGACACGCAGGCCCCTCAACAAACTCTTGAATTCAATTTTTAACGAGGTTTTTCTTCATGAAGTTTCGCCATTTCTCTCAAAGTGTTCTTTTTCTTATCCTTGTCATTGCCGTGCTCAGCGGCTGCACCCACCCCGGTGAAGACGAATTCAACAAGGGAATTGAAGCGCAAAGAAACAATGAATTGGAACTGGCAAAGGAACTGTTCCAGACCGCTTTGAACAAAGACGCCTCGCTGGCGGAAGCTCATATCAATTTAGGGTATGTGTATTTACGGGAGAAAAATTACGATAAGGCCTGGGAGGAAACAGCTGTCGGCCTGGAAAAGATCAAAAAAAGCCGGGAAACCATCGTTATGGGGCAATCCTGGCAGGATCAGGCCGCTCTTGCCTATAACAATCTTGCAAAAATCGTTTTTGAAAAAGCGGTTCAAGCAAAGAAGGCCGGCTTAACGGCAGAGCAGAAGCGCCATCAGGAACACACCGTATCACTGCTCAACCAGGCCCTTGAACTGGTTCCGGATCTGGAGATGACCCAAAAAAACCTCGCCTATGTGCAACGCTGGATAAAGGAACAATAGAATGGAGACACCATCAAAAAAATCATGGGTCTTGGCCGTATATGTCTGTGCCTTGCTGGCTATGACCGTAGCGACACTCTGCTGGTTCAACAAAATCACCTTTGGCGCTCTGTTCATCCTGATCGCGGTGTGGCCGGTTGGTCAATTCTTTCTCAATAAAAAACGCTGATCACGCGTTCTCATCACGACACAGCGTTTTTTTCTCCAGACTGCTGACCCAGCGCACAGACAGCAGAATGCTGCCCAAAAAGGCCCCACCAAAGATCAGCCCCCCCTTTTGAAACAGGTTTGTCACCCCCAGAGTGATGACAAACCCTAAGCAACTCAGGGCAACACACACAATAGCACATCGCATGGTCAATGATTTTGAAGCGGCAGGAAGGTTAGACTGCTGCGTCGCATCAACCGGCGCATCACAAGTCAGGCAGGTTGTCGCTCGACGCGGCAAAGGATTTCCACATTGAGTACAGTGAAGACGGGCCATCGCATCCTCGCACAATTCGGAAGGAAAAAACAAAACGGGAGCCGATTGATATCGGCTCCCGCAAATATTTGGTGGGCGAAACAGGGCTCGAACCTGTGACCCTCGGTGTGTAAGACCGATGCTCTCCCAGCTGAGCTATTCGCCCAAACGTGTCGGTGTTTTTATCAACTTCCCGACAGGCTGTCAACAGTTTAATGCGTCATTGGTGTTTTTGTTTTTTCTGGGTCGTTTTCCACATCGTTTAAAATCGCCACGGTTTTATCCTGTGATAGCCACTTGACTTTACCGGTACCGACATTATAGATCGCTCCAACCACCATTGCCTGACCGCTTTTTACCAAATCACGGGTGGATGGGCTACGCATGAACAACTCACGAATCCCCTGCCACACATTTTCCTCAATGGCAAAACGGATGATATCCCGTGTTGGCGCACCGGGATAGTCATCGAGACTTTTTTGCACCGCGGGTTCAATATTATCCACCAGTGGCGGAATATTACACTCAAGCGAGTGGCCATGCCCTGTCATTGCTGCCGTAACAGCCGTTACCGCACCACATTGAGTGTGGCCGAGAACCACCAGAACCGGGGTGTTAACATGCGACAAACCATATTCGATTGACCCGGCTTCATCAACATCAACCACATTGCCTGCAACACGAATGACAAAAATATCCATAATGCCGGCATCAAAAATCAACTCCACCGGCACCCGCGAATCTGAGCAGGTGATCACCGTGGCATAAGCATGGTCCCCCTGATCTTCACGACCGGCTTGAATAATACGGGCAGAATCCATATGCGGATGCATTGATTCTCCGGTTACAAACCGCTTGTTGCCCTGTTGAAGCATTTTTATGGCCTCATCAGGTGACGGTTTGCCCTTAGCAGCTGTTTGGTGTGCCATGCTATGACCATGAGACGATTCGTCATGATGACTTGTTGCCCAACTCGGCGACACACACACAGCAACCAGCAACAGCGGTAACACCACGTAACGACGTACATCTACCCCAAAATCCATGTTCCCTCCTTGTTTCATAAACATCATTTAAATCATCCCGCAACAAAACGACCTCTCGTTCTAATGCCCCACCGATCGACTCATCCTCTTTGGTTTTCTGGTTTGTGCGCCACAGTGCCGCATAAACCAGAAAAAAAGATCACAAAACGACCGGATAAAAGCCTTCTAGAGGGCACGATGAGCCACACAGCCGGGCACTGTGCAAAGTGAGTTTTCTCCCCCACCAGAAGTCATCAATCACTGCAAAACGGGCCATAGCCCCCAGATAAAACCTTGTGCAACATCGCCTCTGTCGATGAGCAATATTAGTGCCTACAGCAATAACTCCAGCAAGGGCATGAGAATATTCACACGAGTTTAAGGTTTTCTATGGCAGGAAAAGTTATTAGGATATAAAAGGAAAATAGAAAAGAAGCAGGTTCCTTACCGGCGTTGCTCTGGTATAATTTTGAAAAAACTTTTATTTCAAACGACTCAATTATTATCGTGACAGGAATAAATTTAACATTATGAATCGTTTTGCAATTTTGCGTCATCTCTATCCGGCGCTACGTGACCATCAGCGTGTGGAACACTCCTTAAATCAGTTGCTGCGAAGCACACTGGACTCTGTTTATCTGAACACGACACCGGCTAAACCCAAGTTGATGCGCTTCTAT
Proteins encoded in this window:
- a CDS encoding carbonic anhydrase; translated protein: MDFGVDVRRYVVLPLLLVAVCVSPSWATSHHDESSHGHSMAHQTAAKGKPSPDEAIKMLQQGNKRFVTGESMHPHMDSARIIQAGREDQGDHAYATVITCSDSRVPVELIFDAGIMDIFVIRVAGNVVDVDEAGSIEYGLSHVNTPVLVVLGHTQCGAVTAVTAAMTGHGHSLECNIPPLVDNIEPAVQKSLDDYPGAPTRDIIRFAIEENVWQGIRELFMRSPSTRDLVKSGQAMVVGAIYNVGTGKVKWLSQDKTVAILNDVENDPEKTKTPMTH
- a CDS encoding CAAX prenyl protease-related protein, translating into MPAFYRSTWFPYVLPFLLYLTLIQAEEFLPQWHHHLYGARVFLCAGFLWMWRKHYGRDISGRPTTRQYLYALLAGALAFALWPLSLHLGWITLIPVQSSSYSFAVSILLLIIKLSGFIVVFPIMNELFWRSFMLRYFISADFRSVDLGQFQLFSLLGVTVLSGLAFQYGIVLGGVSLIMSLLLIWQKNLVSCIVAHGFTQILVAAYVMMNHAALF
- a CDS encoding tetratricopeptide repeat protein, with protein sequence MKFRHFSQSVLFLILVIAVLSGCTHPGEDEFNKGIEAQRNNELELAKELFQTALNKDASLAEAHINLGYVYLREKNYDKAWEETAVGLEKIKKSRETIVMGQSWQDQAALAYNNLAKIVFEKAVQAKKAGLTAEQKRHQEHTVSLLNQALELVPDLEMTQKNLAYVQRWIKEQ
- a CDS encoding ParB/RepB/Spo0J family partition protein, which produces MNHTDYIEDQLYELELSLLSPDPNQPRKHFDDKALLELKETICQHGVLQPVLFTLSPDGQLQLISGERRYRASKLAGLTHIPAIFKKQASLEVALIENIVRENLSPIEEAEAIQRLIDDKICRQKDLPEKLGKAKSTISEILSLNRLPEEIKNDCRSNNLVPRGILVEVAKKRKKHTMLSLYEKYKARGLTRGEVRKVSRQPRRTTPGSSLQKSIDQLMRKIELTYELGFNDDDEKQRIESQLFELKKQIDARVKPRSKNDTQAPQQTLEFNF